TACGGTGTTTGCTTCATGCGGTATTGACGGACACATCAGAATTTGGGATACTCGTTCTAAGAAACATAAGCCAGCTATTTCAGTCAAGGCTTCGAACACAGATGTCAACGTTATAAGTTGGAGTGAAAAAATCGGCTATCTTCTTGCCAgtggtgatgatgacgGTACTTGGGGTGTGTGGGATTTAAGACAATTCACTCCACAAAACGCCTCCACAGCATCTCCTGTTGCGCAATACCAATTCCACAAAAGTGCAATCACATCTATTAGTTTCAACCCTCTTGATGAATCTATTATTGCAGTTGCTTCTGAAGACAACACTGTGACTCTATGGGACTTGTCTGTCGAAGccgatgatgaagaaattaagCAGCAAGCAGCAGAAACTAAAGAACTACAACAAATTCCTCCTCAATTACTATTTGTACACTGGCAAAAGGAAGTAAAGGATGTTAAATGGCATAAACAAATTCCTGGCTGTTTGGTAAGTACAGGTACTGACGGTTTGAACGTTTGGAAGACCATCAGTGTGTAATAGAATAGTATAATATCTCCGGCGATTCGTTATAAAATTTTAATATAAAAATTAGTATTAATTCAAATAGGTCCAGACCACACTACATTGTAAACTACctaaatatatatcaagTTGAATTCGATTTTCCGGCAGTAATGgaatttctttaatgactttatatcttctttcttaaGTCTGTCTTTTTCATGGCTTTAAACATAAGTCAAATATACCTTTATTTTATGAAAGATTAAAAACTAAACTAACTTTACCTCAATCGTAAAGGAAAACAATTGCATACCGATCCATAGAGAGATTCGGCTTGAAAGGCAAGAAACGTCAAGTGGCAACTGTGCCATAAAAATACAATGCTGCCAGTGAAACCACCACAAACATTCCGCCTACCAAAAAGCCATATAGAAGGCGTGGATGAAGACGTAATTGAGACTATTGCATCTCCTAATTCAAACCATTTCTTATTGATAACAAAGACCAGACTTTTCGTGTATCAAGCCAAGCCATTCGGGCCAGTAGCGTGCCATGAACGTACTCAGGAGTCAATTGAGCTTTTTGGGTGTAATGCTGGGTTAAGAGATAATTTGCCAAGTGGCTCACATGTAGAAGGTTTGTTAAGGGAACAATACTGCGAGCCTATCACGGATGAAAAGATGTACTTTTATGTCATGACAGAGAATAactttcttttggtttacGAGGTATATACTAGAACATCCGAGGGTGTTGTGTACAAGGATTATGGTATTCCGCTCAATATTCAGGAAGGCGGGTATTCAGCCCGTAGCGTGGTAGAAGACGATACAGATGATGAGGTCTTGACCGTCTTTGCAATTAACGAGAGCCATAAGGTTATTCAAAATGGCTATACCATTTCGAAGCAAAAGGGATTTTTGCAGTTTATTCGAAATGACGAAGTGGTAGAGGAATTACCAATTCGACGAGCGGAGTTAAGACTTCACGTAGTCTTGAAGTTTGATCACAATATAATAGATTGCATTGGTATTATAGCCCATGATAAAAACGGAGCAAATCAAACAAGCGAGTACCTATTAGTGTTGTTTGAACACGGTTTACAAGTTTTGAAACTAGAAGACTTTAAATTGGTTGAAAACAAGTTAATTCATATACTCGATGGGAAACGCttaatatattattctgGAGAGGTGCTAGTCATATCATCTAATGCCACTTCTGAAAAGCACTCTATTAATCACATCCTTTTTGATAAAGAATCCGTGGAATCTCAAGAAGTtgctttgaaaaatggaTCTAACAAGTTCACATGCTCCACTTTATTTGATCAATCACTAGTATTGGTGTTTGAGAATATCATGGTGTACTATGATATCGTAGATAGACAACTAACAGGGGACCTTGTAGGAGACTcgcaaattcaaaagatcatATGCCTTTCTGCTGACTCTATGCTACTGTTAACTGACAATAACTCTGTTGTTTTCACTAGTAAATGGGGCAATATATTACAATCTATTTACATTGATGAGAATCAATTCAAGTTGATTAACTGTTCAGCCATGGATATGAAACTTCTAATCTGTGGTTCAGATGGAAAGATTCAATTCTGGGACTTGTGGAAGAAGCTAAGTAGCtctctttccaattttAGAACAAGTAAAGTTTTCACTTTGATTAACGATAATAATGACATTCTACTCTATTCTCCTATGAGTGAGTCCAATAATACGAGCTCATTTCAGACAATTAAGCTACCAACTAAAACTGTGAACAATAATATAACCATTTGTAAGGTCAATGGATTACTTACATTGTTGGTTGTTTACGTAGCGAACAAAGAGATATTGTTGATAAATTTTTTAAACTCTAACAAGTGGATTAGTTTCAGTCAGTTAAATATCAAAGGTATTGATTGGTTAGGGGACGATTACCTGATGTGCCATTTGatcgatgaagaaaatgacacGGAATACATAAAGTGTTATCACTTCCCACTGTTAAATCACGATTCCACTGAATTGGAGAGCTTCAAGATTTGGGAATGGGAAGTTCCTCAAGGAACTAAATTGAATGGTTTTTACGTCAATACATTGTCTACTTTCAAGATGTTGAAGTTCACAGATGAAAGTAAGGAAGATTCTGAAGACACAAGCAGAAAATTATTTGTGACTTCAGAAATTATCATGGATCTTTCGAATTCTCAGATAGTAATATTTGATGCATTAAGCTCTATACATCCTACAGGTGTAAATTTAGTTCAGAAATTCCATCAGTTTGGCACTCACCAGTTTCCTGAGAAATCGTTAGGAAGACTGAAGTGGATCCACAAGTACAAAGATGGGTTTATTGCATGGATTGGCGACCGATTAGTAAtaattgttcaacaagaagacaaagaaTGGCGATTCATCGTAGCGTATGATAGGGTTGAGCAAATAATCGAGATATATGAGGATAACCTTGTTATTGTTAGTGGTAATGAAGTGTTGCTTTACGGTTTTGAGCATATTTGGACTGTAGATGAACCATTGATAACTACCCCGgttattgaagaagagtatcCGATATCTATTTCCTTGGACACTGCTACGTTGCACAACATATCAAGCGTAACCACACAAAAGTTAAGCAAGATATCCATGTCTCACTCTGTATACCTTGATATGATCTTGGACCGAAACTTGAAGCTGGGTGTCGATTTCAACAAGATAGATGAGAAATACCGCGATTTAAAGCACTACAAATTTTGTTTAGAAAAGATATTGTCCAATAAAATTTTAGAGCATCAAAGTTTGGACTCTATCCTCCAGCTAATTGACAAGTATGATAAAAATTCAGGTGGTGTTTCGAATGTAGTCGGTAAACTTGAGATTGTGGGTAATTGTTTGagaaaaattgaaactAAGCATTGGAACTATTTGTTTGAGAATCTTAAGCTAACTCCAAGAGATTTAATCACAAAATGTATTGAATTATCGGAAGCTAAAATTCTAGGCACCATGCTAATGgtgtttttgaattatgACGAAGGGGAAACTAATGATAAAGATGATAAGATTGTTCatgataaaaagaaaaccgACAGTAAACCCAAGACCAAGggaaataagaaaaaaggtaaCAAAAAGGACAGTAACGCCAAGCacaaaaataatacaaaaaatcaagattCTAATGCTGTTTCTGAATCTAATGATTCTAGTGTGTCAACAGTCTTGAAAGACGAGACAATTATCGCCCAAGTATTAaagatttttgtttcaactgCAACTCTTTCTACTAGCAAAGAACAGGCACAAGAATTCTGGGACTTTGCCCTCCAGCTTGTTCGCTTCCTCAGAGCCTTGGACAGCAAGGGAGACACTAATTTAGCCCAAACATGTCTGGACATGATATAGTATGTAGCACTCTCATCTGTCAATGTAGTCatagtcacgtgattatTGGCCAATCATATTTCTGTAACCTTATATGCATATAGACAAAAAAAGTTGCTTCCGATTATTTTTATCGCTTCTAAAGAGCTATAGTACGCTTACCTGAAATTTACTACTAGTGGCCGGTGAAACACTGCTACTGAACATACTTCCCAAGCACAAGACAATGAGTaagacatatatatattgctCTAAAAGCCAGTCGATAGGATTCTTCTTAGCACATTTTACTTGTTCAATAGCtatagttttttttttttttttcccttcaTTACCTCTAAAAACcgaaaaaaagagttttAAAAATTATTATGAACTTTTCATTGAACATTATCGTCTTatgaatttcttcaataaaaaaatatttagaTCTACCTATTTATTAGTACATTCACTTTACTTGATTAAGTTTTATTTGTAGGCTTCCCTTTTGACTTTGTGTTTCATTCGAGACTTAAGTGTTACGTATCAAGACATTATTCCCCAAGACACCTATTGAACGATGGctgaacaacaagaaaaccCATTGCACACCGTCGGTTTCGACGCTAGATTCCCtaaccaaaaccaaaccaagCACTGCTGGCAATCATACGTGGACTACCACAAATGTATCAACGCCAAGGGTGAAGACTTTGCTCCATGCAAGGTTTTCTGGAGAACATACTCCTCTCTATGTCCAGTTGACTGGGTTGAAAAGTGGGAcgaacaaagagaaaagggTATCTTTGCTGGTGACATCAACCCATAAGCTGCTCTAACTTGCTGATTCTACCTCTACATTCTGATactatttattattatctaTCCCTCATGAATTGGAGAAGAACGTGTGATAACgattaaaataaaataacatAAAATAAGATTTAAGAGAGACAGTATTCTGGGCTCTTTTCTGGACTAACAAACTAGAGCGTATGAGATATTCAAGATCAAtcaagaaaatattattttatttacaGCTCAATTATATTCTGCCACGtaaatacaaatacaaatacaaatacaatTAAACGAAACTTAACTTTAACTTAACACACAACTCCATCGAAGTAACATTTGATGAAGGATAaaacatttttcaatataattTTCATATTACTTTAAA
This genomic interval from Kluyveromyces marxianus DMKU3-1042 DNA, complete genome, chromosome 4 contains the following:
- the RIC1 gene encoding Ric1p; translated protein: MLPVKPPQTFRLPKSHIEGVDEDVIETIASPNSNHFLLITKTRLFVYQAKPFGPVACHERTQESIELFGCNAGLRDNLPSGSHVEGLLREQYCEPITDEKMYFYVMTENNFLLVYEVYTRTSEGVVYKDYGIPLNIQEGGYSARSVVEDDTDDEVLTVFAINESHKVIQNGYTISKQKGFLQFIRNDEVVEELPIRRAELRLHVVLKFDHNIIDCIGIIAHDKNGANQTSEYLLVLFEHGLQVLKLEDFKLVENKLIHILDGKRLIYYSGEVLVISSNATSEKHSINHILFDKESVESQEVALKNGSNKFTCSTLFDQSLVLVFENIMVYYDIVDRQLTGDLVGDSQIQKIICLSADSMLLLTDNNSVVFTSKWGNILQSIYIDENQFKLINCSAMDMKLLICGSDGKIQFWDLWKKLSSSLSNFRTSKVFTLINDNNDILLYSPMSESNNTSSFQTIKLPTKTVNNNITICKVNGLLTLLVVYVANKEILLINFLNSNKWISFSQLNIKGIDWLGDDYLMCHLIDEENDTEYIKCYHFPLLNHDSTELESFKIWEWEVPQGTKLNGFYVNTLSTFKMLKFTDESKEDSEDTSRKLFVTSEIIMDLSNSQIVIFDALSSIHPTGVNLVQKFHQFGTHQFPEKSLGRLKWIHKYKDGFIAWIGDRLVIIVQQEDKEWRFIVAYDRVEQIIEIYEDNLVIVSGNEVLLYGFEHIWTVDEPLITTPVIEEEYPISISLDTATLHNISSVTTQKLSKISMSHSVYLDMILDRNLKLGVDFNKIDEKYRDLKHYKFCLEKILSNKILEHQSLDSILQLIDKYDKNSGGVSNVVGKLEIVGNCLRKIETKHWNYLFENLKLTPRDLITKCIELSEAKILGTMLMVFLNYDEGETNDKDDKIVHDKKKTDSKPKTKGNKKKGNKKDSNAKHKNNTKNQDSNAVSESNDSSVSTVLKDETIIAQVLKIFVSTATLSTSKEQAQEFWDFALQLVRFLRALDSKGDTNLAQTCLDMI
- the COX12 gene encoding cytochrome c oxidase subunit VIb, which encodes MAEQQENPLHTVGFDARFPNQNQTKHCWQSYVDYHKCINAKGEDFAPCKVFWRTYSSLCPVDWVEKWDEQREKGIFAGDINP